ATTTGTCCCCACTGTGCGCTTCCGCAACGGCGCACTTGTCGCCGCAACTATCGCCCTCTACTTCGCAGCACAAACCATCATCCGCGCTCTCGGTCTCTACGACTCCGGCGGCTACGCCCGCTTCCTCGTCCCCCTCAGCCCGCTCGTCGCCGTCGCTGCACTCGCGGGATGGAATGAACTCTGGAGCGCGGAAAAAACGCACTGGCGGCGCAGCGCCCTCATCGCCGCCAACGCCATGGTCCTCCTTTGGATCGCCTTGGAACGCCAACTCGTCTTATACGCCGCTCGCCGGGACCTCGCCGCCGAAATCCCCGAATTACACAAAGCTGTCGCCGTCGTTCGCTGGTCCGCTCTCGCACTCGCGCTCCTCGCCGTCATGATCGCCGCGCTGAGCACATCACGCGCCGTGCGCCGTTGGCCGCGCGCGCTCATGCCCTCGGCCCTCGCCGCGCTCACCCTCCTCGCCGTCTACGCCCTCTGCCATCCCCTCCGCAAACCCCCGGAAGCCGCCATCATCGCCGACGCCCGCGCCTGGCTCGCCGCCCAAAATCTCGGCGACCGCGAGATCATCTCCGCCAACGTCTGGCTCGATTACGTGACCAATCGCCGCCTGCCGCCCGATCGCCCCACCGTCCGCGAGCAGATCGCGAAAGCCCCCCTCGGCACGCTTGTCGCCTGGGAGCGCCAATTTGCCGCCTCACCTGACCACGGACTGGAACTCAGCGAATTCTTGAAAAGTCCCTCGTTCCGCCTCCTCCACCAGACCTCGCCACGGCCCTTCCAACGCGACCCCTACCTCACGATCTTCGAAAAAACCTCGCCTTGGGATGGCGGCCTATCAGAACCAGGCACGCCAGTGCCTGCCGAGAGACCTTTCACACCGCCGTAGACATGCCCAAGGAGTAAAGACTCGCCCCAATTGGCGTTTCTTCGCTCTAACCCAAAAAACATAGTTTTTTGACCATTTTCCGTGAATCCGTTACCCTATCTACCGTCTATAAGGCGCGGTCGGCCCCGATCCAACGCGCGGCACGACCCACACGAACCGGCCACAAGCCGACATCGTTTGACTACTCAGCGAGGTCCTTGCACGTGTTGTCTCCTCCCGATCGCTTTCCGTCCGACCGCAATGGGGCGCTCTTCGACCGCGTCCTCATGATCGGTCTGGATGGCGCGACCTGGGATGTCCTCAACCCGCTCATGAGCGACGGCGCCATGCCCAACCTCGCCGCCCTCGTCGCCGGTGGCACGAGCGGCGTCCTCGAATCCACCCGCCCGCCGATCACCCCCGCCGCCTGGACGACCTTCATGACCGGCAAGGGGCCCGGCAAGCACGGCATCATCGACTTCCTCCGCTACGACCCGGCGACCAATCGCCTGACCTTCAACAACAACCAGAAGATCAGCCAGAAGACGATCTGGCAGATCCTCAGCGAAAAGTCCTATCGCGTCGGCTCGATTAATGTCCCCATGACCTTTCCGCCGGAAAACGTCAACGGCTTCATGATCAGCGGCTTCGACACGCCCAGCGGCCAGGACTTCACGCACCCCAAGGACTTGCAGGCCGAAATTCTCGCCAACCATCCCGACTATACCCACGAGAAAAAGTGGGAGCGCAAGGCCCTCGGCGGCGACAAGGTCTTCGCCCAGAACCTCGAATACATCTGTCAGAGCTTCGAGCGCGGCTATGAACTGGCCCGCTTCTGCGGCGGCAAGTACGGCTGGGACGTGCTGATGGTCCTCTTCAAGCTCGTGGACAACCTTCAGCACAAAGCCTGGCGCTATCTCGATCCGCGAACCAAAGACAGCAGCCCCTATCGCGAACGCCTCACCCGCGACTGCTTCGCCAAGCTCGACGTCGTCCTCGGAAAGCTTCGCAGCTTTGCCGACAAAGAGGGCGCGACGATCCTCGTCATGTCCGACCACGGCCACGGCAGCCTCGACGGCAAGGCCCAGCCCAATCTGCTCCTGTCGGAGTGGGGCTACCTCTCGCTCCGCAACAACCTCGCCCGCGCCAAAACCCGCGGCACCGTCCTCTGGCGGCGGCTCACCCGCGCCAAAAACGGCTCGCCCGCCGGTCAGCTCAACGAACTCGACCACGACCTCGCCGTCGACTGGTCACAGACGCGGGCCTGCGTCCTTCACGCGGGCATCTATGGCTTCCTCTACATCAACCTCAAAGGCCGCCAGCCCCAGGGCATCGTCGACCCGGCCGATTTTGAATCCCTCCGCGACGAGATCCGCCAGCGCCTCCTCGCTGCGCAGTGCCGCGACCGCGACGGCCGCAAGATGCAGATCTTCACCGACGTCTTCCTCTCCGAGGAACTCTACGGCTGCAGCCGCTTCGACTATCCGTGGATGCCCGACCTGCTCCTCGCCCCGTCCGACGGTCTGGCCGTCGTAAAGAAAATCCGCGGCAAGGAACCCGTCCGCTGGGTCCCGCTCGATCGACTCGAAGGCACGCACCGCCTCGACGGCATCTTCATCGCCAACGGCCCCTCGATCGCCGTCGGCAAGAAAATCCAGGCCCACATCGCCGACATCGCCCCGACGCTGCTCGCGGGCTTAGGCGAGCGCGTCCCCAAGGACATGGACGGCCGAGTCCTCACCCGTATCTTCGAACAGCCCGTCAAGGTCGAATACGAACCCCCGCAGGAGCGCAAGGTCGAGGAACTCGAACCCACCCTCACCCAGCGCCAGATGCAGGAAGTCGCCACCCGCCTCGGCGACCTCGGCTACCTCGACTAGGGAGGGCAAGGCTCCCGCCGAGCCTCAGTAGGGCACGGTCGAGTCTTCGAGACCTGCCGATCTTCGCAGCAGCCCTAACCCATTTTTCACCCACCCCTCATGAAGCACTAACACGCGCGGGATATGTTTAGAACACCACTGAAACGAATCCACCCATTTCCACCCGCCGTCCTGACCGCGACTATCAGGACGGCCACTTCTTTTTGCAAGCGACATTGCCCGGCTTCATCTCCATCCACGCCAAGTCATACGAAGAAAAAACGGGCCGTCCGTTCGAGCTCCGCGAAACGGGCGTTTTTTTTTTGCCAAATTTGCGACTATTTTTTGAGGGAGCGCTGAGCACGAGTACTAGGCAAGGACAAGAAAGGCGGGCGAACCACTCGCCGTATCGGCCTCACTAGCCACTGGTCACTGACCACTGGCCATTGCGGCTTCGGAGATTCCGCGCCATGCCGATGAATTTCAAGAAATTCAAGCGTTTTCAAGCGCTTCGATCATTGTGGCATTGGTCGAACATCCGCCGTGGTGGACCTCAAGCCTTCCGTTTGCGCTCAATTGCGCTCGATTGCGCAAGAAAAAATCTGCGTCGATCTGCGCCATCTGCGGATTCGTCTTTTCGCGTTTTCGAGTCTTGGCGTTTCAGCGTTTCTGCTCGCCGATTAGCCTCTCCCACAACCCCTCCGTCGCCGCCAAATCCACCTTCGGCCGCGCGTCCGTCGTCAGAATGTTCCAGTTCCACAGCTTCCGCCCGTTCAGAAAAACCGCCGGCGTGGACTCGACGCCCAGCGCGTGCGCCAATTCGATGTCCTCCGCCACCCGCGCCGCCGGCTCCGGACCCGCCAGCGCCGCCGCGAACTTCGCCGTGTCGATCCCCACCTCCGCCGCCAGACTCGCGTACGGTCGCTCGTCCAGCCGCCCGAAGTTCTCGAACAGCCGCGACGCGAAGTGGTGTGCTTGCCGCGTCGTCCCCGCCAACCGCGCCGCCTCCGCTGCCTGCGCCGCCTCGCAGGCGAAATAGTGCGAGCCCATGCGGGCGTGCCGGTTACATGCCCCCGACATCGGATAATGCTTGTATACGATTCGCAACTTGGGATGCGACTTAAGAAGCAGCGCCGTGAATCGATGAAGTTCTGCGCAGCCTTTGCACTGGAAGTCCTCAAAGATCACGACCGTGTGCGCCGCATCCGCCGGACCCGCCGCCAGGTCGTCCGATCGAAGCGCGATCTCGCGCGACGGGTCCATCGAATATCGCCACGCGATGTAGTCGACGTTGTTGCCGATCTTCATGAATTCGCGCTGCATCTGGGCCGCGGTCACCTGCGCCCCCACCGCGATCACCACCGACAGCACCACGGCCGCCGCCGCTCCGCAGCCCGCCACGACGGCCAGCGCCCGCCCGGCCGATGGGTACGGCGCCACATCGAGCGCATCCGCCGAAGGCCTGCGCGGCCAGCCGCCAAGGATCGCGAGGAACAAAAGCGCGTTGACGACATGTGCCGCGATGCACCACGTACACCAGACCGGCAGGTGCACGGCCATGACATAAATAAAGTACGCCGACCCGCAGAGCCCTACTGCCGCAAGCCCGAGCGGGACAAGGTGCCATCCCCGCCCCGCGCGGTTGGCGAACCCCACAAACGCCAGCCACGCCGCCAGCGCCCCGAAGTACGCGACTCCCAGCGCCGCGCTCGGAAACGGCCCGATTTTCGCCCACCGGCTGGCCAGGACGAAGTCACAGTTCACCGCCTGTGTCGGCGTGCAGAGATTCGCCCCGAAGACCGAACCGCCCCCACCGCTCATCCGTTGCAAGAGGCCGCAGATGCCCGCGCCGCCGAGCGCCAACGCCAGCGCAATGACACGCAGTGCCGTCCAACGCGACGGTATAGGCGGAAGCGGCGAGAGCGGCGTAGCGCTGCCAGACAGGGCCCGTGCGGGTGGCGGCGGTGGGTCGGATTGCATCAAGGGCTATTGTGCGCTCGCGGGCGTGGGCTTGGCCACAGGATTCTCGCTGGCCGCGACCGGTGGCGGCGCCGGCGTCCCGCCCACGGGCACCTTGAGCACTTGCCGCGACGAGCTGATTTCCCGGCCGTCCTCCCGGACGTACTTGACGATGATGGCGACCTGCTTGCCGGCCACCTTCACCGTTTCGGGCCATTGCAGCCGCAGGCCGTAGCCCCAGCCCAGCGCGGTCGCTCGCTTCGACCGCCAGGGATAAGCCTTGTCCGGCGGCAGGACCCACTCGTGCACCGGCGTGGCCATCTCCCGGCCCAAGGGATCGAAGTCCAGGCGGTACATCGTCACCACGATCGTGCCTGTCCCGAAGACGCCGCGCGGCCCGTCGGCCCCTTCGAGGTAAACGGCGAACCCGACGCCGTCCACCATGGCGCTGCCGTCGCTTGTAAAAGACAGCCAGGGATTCTGATTGAAAAACTTGGTCACGCGGACGACATTCGACTGCGGCGCGGCGCTGGGAGCGGCCTTCGGCGGCGGCGCACCCCATTGGGCGTCCGGGTGGTTACAGGCGGCCAGGATGAAAAGCGAGATAAATAGCGAATGGCGAATAGCGAATAGCAAGAATGCAGCGCCGACCAACGAACGACCGCACCTCTTTACTTCGCTATTCGCCATTCTGAATTCGCTATTCATTTAACGCCTTGCAACGGTCTCTTCCCCTGAGGGTACCATCGGTCCGTACTTCGGCACCTCCGGCCCGTACTTCGGCGTGCCCGGCTCGCTTGGGCGGGGTTCGCCCGGTACACCGGCGGGCTCCGTTTCGACCGGCGCCGTCATGTCGTACTTGGCGGGAACGACGCCGTTCTCGCCCTCCTCGGGAGGCGCGTCAAGCGTGGAGATCTCCGCGGAGTCCTCCGGCTGGACCTGTAGGCCCTGGAATAGCGGGCTTTGTTTCATGTTGTCCGTAATGATGCCCGACCCATCGCGGGCCTCGATGCTGAGCCGCCGGCCGTCCTCCACGGTACGGACCACTTTCGGCGTCATCGCGATCAGGAGTTCCGACTTGTTCTTGGTCCGCCGCGTTGTTCGGAAGAGAATGCCCAGGCCCGGGATGTCGCCCAGAAATGGTACCTTCGTTTCCGCCTCCGTCTCCGTCGTCGTGATGAGCCCGCCGATCACCACGGTCTCCCCGTCCTTCACGGCGACGTAGGTCGTCGCGCGGCGCTGGTTAATGA
This portion of the Phycisphaerae bacterium genome encodes:
- a CDS encoding alkaline phosphatase family protein; the protein is MLSPPDRFPSDRNGALFDRVLMIGLDGATWDVLNPLMSDGAMPNLAALVAGGTSGVLESTRPPITPAAWTTFMTGKGPGKHGIIDFLRYDPATNRLTFNNNQKISQKTIWQILSEKSYRVGSINVPMTFPPENVNGFMISGFDTPSGQDFTHPKDLQAEILANHPDYTHEKKWERKALGGDKVFAQNLEYICQSFERGYELARFCGGKYGWDVLMVLFKLVDNLQHKAWRYLDPRTKDSSPYRERLTRDCFAKLDVVLGKLRSFADKEGATILVMSDHGHGSLDGKAQPNLLLSEWGYLSLRNNLARAKTRGTVLWRRLTRAKNGSPAGQLNELDHDLAVDWSQTRACVLHAGIYGFLYINLKGRQPQGIVDPADFESLRDEIRQRLLAAQCRDRDGRKMQIFTDVFLSEELYGCSRFDYPWMPDLLLAPSDGLAVVKKIRGKEPVRWVPLDRLEGTHRLDGIFIANGPSIAVGKKIQAHIADIAPTLLAGLGERVPKDMDGRVLTRIFEQPVKVEYEPPQERKVEELEPTLTQRQMQEVATRLGDLGYLD
- a CDS encoding thioredoxin domain-containing protein, encoding MQSDPPPPPARALSGSATPLSPLPPIPSRWTALRVIALALALGGAGICGLLQRMSGGGGSVFGANLCTPTQAVNCDFVLASRWAKIGPFPSAALGVAYFGALAAWLAFVGFANRAGRGWHLVPLGLAAVGLCGSAYFIYVMAVHLPVWCTWCIAAHVVNALLFLAILGGWPRRPSADALDVAPYPSAGRALAVVAGCGAAAAVVLSVVIAVGAQVTAAQMQREFMKIGNNVDYIAWRYSMDPSREIALRSDDLAAGPADAAHTVVIFEDFQCKGCAELHRFTALLLKSHPKLRIVYKHYPMSGACNRHARMGSHYFACEAAQAAEAARLAGTTRQAHHFASRLFENFGRLDERPYASLAAEVGIDTAKFAAALAGPEPAARVAEDIELAHALGVESTPAVFLNGRKLWNWNILTTDARPKVDLAATEGLWERLIGEQKR